Proteins co-encoded in one Brassica rapa cultivar Chiifu-401-42 chromosome A02, CAAS_Brap_v3.01, whole genome shotgun sequence genomic window:
- the LOC103853516 gene encoding probable phospholipid hydroperoxide glutathione peroxidase 6, mitochondrial, with the protein MLRSSFRLLYITRTNLLVRASPSSLSRLPSKFSSAKPLVSSHHQIPLSTTGAKLSRSEHSMAASSEPKSIYDFTVKDAKGNDVDLSTYKGKVLLIVNVASQCGLTNSNYTELAQLYQKYKDHGFEILAFPCNQFGNQEPGSNEEIVQFACTRFKAEYPIFDKVDVNGDSAAPIYKFLKSSKGGLFGDGIKWNFAKFLVDKDGNVVDRYAPTTSPLSIEKDLKKLLGVTA; encoded by the exons ATGTTGAGATCCTCGTTTCGGCTTCTCTATATAACAAGAACCAATCTTCTGGTTCGAGCTTCACCATCATCGCTCTCTCGACTCCCATCCAAGTTCAGTTCTGCGAAACCACTTGTCAGTTCTCATCATCAGATTCCGTTATCGACAACGGGAGCTAAACTTTCTAGGTCGGAACATTCCATGGCTGCTTCCTCCGAACCCAAATCCATCTATGACTTCACCGTCAAG GATGCGAAGGGAAACGATGTTGATCTAAGCACTTACAAGGGGAAGGTTCTGTTGATTGTCAACGTTGCTTCTCAGTG TGGCTTGACCAATTCGAACTATACTGAACTTGCACAGCTGTACCAGAAGTACAAAGACCATG GGTTTGAGATCCTTGCATTCCCCTGTAACCAGTTTGGTAATCAAGAACCTGGTTCTAATGAAGAGATTGTTCAGTTTGCTTGTACCCGTTTCAAGGCCGAGTACCCCATCTTCGACAAG GTTGATGTGAACGGTGACTCGGCTGCTCCAATCTATAAGTTCCTGAAATCAAGCAAAGGTGGGCTTTTTGGAGACGGAATCAAGTGGAACTTCGCCAAGTTCTTGGTTGACAAAGATGGGAATGTTGTGGACCGTTACGCCCCAACTACTTCCCCTCTCAGCATTGAG AAGGACCTGAAGAAACTGTTGGGAGTTACTGCTTAA
- the LOC103853518 gene encoding serine racemase, translating into MEAKKRHEYAADLSSIKEAHERIKPYIHKTPVLTSESLNSISGRSLFFKCECFQKGGAFKFRGACNAVLSLDAAKGVVTHSSGNHAAALSLAAKMQGIPAYIVVPKGAPKCKVDNVIRYGGKVIWSEASMSSREEVASRVLHETGSVLIHPYNDGRIISGQGTVALELLEQIQEIDTIIVPISGGGLISGVALAAKSIKPSIRIIAAEPKGADDAAQSKVAGRIITLPVTNTIADGLRASLGDLTWPVVRDMVDDVVVVEDGEIIEAMRMCYEMLKVSVEPSGAIGLAAVLSTSFRSNPCWKDCKNIGIVLSGGNVDLGVLWDSLKSSE; encoded by the exons ATGGAAGCAAAGAAGAGGCATGAATATGCTGCGGATTTATCTTCCATAAAGGAAGCTCATGAACGTATCAAGCCGTACATACACAAAACTCCAGTGCTAACATCTGAGTCCTTGAATTCAATCTCTGGAAGAAGCTTGTTCTTTAAGTGCGAGTGCTTTCAGAAAGG TGGAGCTTTCAAGTTTCGTGGAGCATGCAATGCTGTCTTGTCTCTTGATGCAGCCAAAGGGGTTGTAACACACAGCAG TGGAAACCATGCTGCTGCGTTGTCTTTGGCTGCGAAGATGCAGGGGATCCCTGCGTATATCGTTGTACCAAAAGGTGCTCCGAAGTGCAAAGTAGATAATGTGATCCGTTATGGTGGTAAGGTTATATGGAGTGAAGCATCAATGTCTTCTCGAGAGGAAGTAGCTTCCAGAGTTTTGCACGAAACAGGTTCCGTTCTCATCCACCCATATAATGATGGACGCATCATAAG TGGTCAGGGTACTGTTGCGTTGGAACTGTTGGAGCAAATCCAAGAGATTGACACTATAATTGTGCCGATAAGCGGGGGTGGTTTGATCTCTGGTGTGGCGCTGGCTGCTAAGTCAATTAAGCCGAGCATCCGGATTATAGCAGCTGAACCAAAAGGAGCTGATGATGCGGCTCAGTCTAAGGTTGCTGGTAGAATCATCACTTTACCTGTGACTAATACCATAGCGGATGGCCTTCGTGCTTCTCTAGGAGACTTAACATG GCCGGTAGTGAGAGATATGGTAGATGATGTTGTAGTTGTGGAGGATGGGGAAATAATTGAAGCCATGAGAATGTGCTATGAGATGCTGAAAGTCTCTGTGGAACCAAGTGGTGCCATTGGCCTAGCAGCAGTTTTATCAACTAGTTTCCGTAGCAATCCTTGTTGGAAAGATTGTAAAAACATAGGGATTGTACTCTCAGGAGGTAATGTTGATTTGGGTGTTCTGTGGGATTCACTTAAGAGTTCAGAGTAA